The following proteins come from a genomic window of Tenebrio molitor chromosome 9, icTenMoli1.1, whole genome shotgun sequence:
- the lark gene encoding RNA-binding protein lark isoform X1 has protein sequence MGGPSRAPLVFTKVRVSGRTAMPGFSSAGTFKIFIGNLAEKTAVTDLRPLFEKYGKVVECDVVKNYGFVHMENESEGREAIQNLNGHMLNGQPMKCEAAKSRKAPQTPTTKIFVGNLTDNTKAPQIRELFKKFGTVVECDIVRNYGFVHLESSGDVNEAIKELNGTLVDGQPMKVQVSTSRVRQRPGMGDPEQCYRCGRGGHWSKECPKGMGPERFRDRMFGRDPYPPPPPPPFLRDRMMGRFGDGYDGYYDRRFEESRDLYERRYSGLPPRGDMGMRGGRGDFLPPPLPPRREPLPPMPSIGLRGPPSSSMSGGMRDSSFARGGNDYGMFSRRSPQPSGGGMPGSRMSRMYEDFSRDSFDDRRVDNRGPSPSRRYAPY, from the exons ATGGGCGGGCCGTCGCGTGCTCCCCTTGTGTTTACTAAAGTCCGAGTTTCAGGCCGAACAGCGATGCCGGGTTTTAGCAGTGCGGGAAcgttcaaaatatttatcggCAACCTAGCCGAGAAAACGGCGGTGACGGACCTCCGTCCCCTGTTCGAGAAATACGGGAAAGTGGTGGAATGTGATGTCGTGAAGAATTACGGGTTCGTTCACATGGAGAACGAATCGGAAGGTCGCGAGGCGATACAAAATTTGAACGGCCACATGCTGAACGGCCAGCCGATGAAGTGCGAGGCGGCGAAGAGCCGGAAGGCCCCTCAGACACCTACCACGAAAATCTTCGTCGGAAACCTGACGGATAACACGAAGGCGCCGCAGATCCGCGAATTGTTCAAAAAGTTCGGCACCGTTGTGGAATGCGACATCGTCCGGAACTACGGTTTCGTGCACCTCGAGTCGTCGGGCGACGTGAACGAAGCGATCAAAGAGCTGAACGGCACTCTGGTGGACGGTCAGCCGATGAAGGTGCAAGTGTCGACGAGTCGCGTGCGTCAGCGGCCGGGAATGGGCGATCCCGAACAATGCTATAGATGCGGACGCGGCGGACACTGGTCGAAGGAGTGTCCCAAGGGGATGGGACCGGAACGCTTCCGCGACCGAATGTTCGGACGGGACCCATAccctccgccgccgccgccaccatTCCTGCGCGACCGGATGATGGGCCGATTTGGG GATGGCTACGACGGCTATTACGACAGACGTTTCGAAGAGTCCCGCGATCTGTACGAGCGCAGGTACTCAGGATTGCCGCCCAGGGGCGATATGGGAATGCGAGGAGGACGCGGTGACTTCCTTCCGCCACCGTTGCCGCCCCGACGCGAGCCTTTACCTCCGATGCCCTCGATCGGCTTGCGGGGACCGCCTTCCAGCAGCATGAGCGGCGGGATGAGGGATTCGAGCTTCGCCCGAGGGGGTAACGATTACGGAATGTTCAGCAGGAGGAGTCCTCAGCCGTCGGGAGGAGGAATGCCGGGGTCGAGGATGAGCAGGATGTACGAGGATTTCAGCAGGGATTCTTTTGATGATAGACG GGTGGACAACAGAGGACCGTCACCATCGAGGCGATACGCCCCATATTAA
- the lark gene encoding RNA-binding protein lark isoform X2 has translation MPGFSSAGTFKIFIGNLAEKTAVTDLRPLFEKYGKVVECDVVKNYGFVHMENESEGREAIQNLNGHMLNGQPMKCEAAKSRKAPQTPTTKIFVGNLTDNTKAPQIRELFKKFGTVVECDIVRNYGFVHLESSGDVNEAIKELNGTLVDGQPMKVQVSTSRVRQRPGMGDPEQCYRCGRGGHWSKECPKGMGPERFRDRMFGRDPYPPPPPPPFLRDRMMGRFGDGYDGYYDRRFEESRDLYERRYSGLPPRGDMGMRGGRGDFLPPPLPPRREPLPPMPSIGLRGPPSSSMSGGMRDSSFARGGNDYGMFSRRSPQPSGGGMPGSRMSRMYEDFSRDSFDDRRVDNRGPSPSRRYAPY, from the exons ATGCCGGGTTTTAGCAGTGCGGGAAcgttcaaaatatttatcggCAACCTAGCCGAGAAAACGGCGGTGACGGACCTCCGTCCCCTGTTCGAGAAATACGGGAAAGTGGTGGAATGTGATGTCGTGAAGAATTACGGGTTCGTTCACATGGAGAACGAATCGGAAGGTCGCGAGGCGATACAAAATTTGAACGGCCACATGCTGAACGGCCAGCCGATGAAGTGCGAGGCGGCGAAGAGCCGGAAGGCCCCTCAGACACCTACCACGAAAATCTTCGTCGGAAACCTGACGGATAACACGAAGGCGCCGCAGATCCGCGAATTGTTCAAAAAGTTCGGCACCGTTGTGGAATGCGACATCGTCCGGAACTACGGTTTCGTGCACCTCGAGTCGTCGGGCGACGTGAACGAAGCGATCAAAGAGCTGAACGGCACTCTGGTGGACGGTCAGCCGATGAAGGTGCAAGTGTCGACGAGTCGCGTGCGTCAGCGGCCGGGAATGGGCGATCCCGAACAATGCTATAGATGCGGACGCGGCGGACACTGGTCGAAGGAGTGTCCCAAGGGGATGGGACCGGAACGCTTCCGCGACCGAATGTTCGGACGGGACCCATAccctccgccgccgccgccaccatTCCTGCGCGACCGGATGATGGGCCGATTTGGG GATGGCTACGACGGCTATTACGACAGACGTTTCGAAGAGTCCCGCGATCTGTACGAGCGCAGGTACTCAGGATTGCCGCCCAGGGGCGATATGGGAATGCGAGGAGGACGCGGTGACTTCCTTCCGCCACCGTTGCCGCCCCGACGCGAGCCTTTACCTCCGATGCCCTCGATCGGCTTGCGGGGACCGCCTTCCAGCAGCATGAGCGGCGGGATGAGGGATTCGAGCTTCGCCCGAGGGGGTAACGATTACGGAATGTTCAGCAGGAGGAGTCCTCAGCCGTCGGGAGGAGGAATGCCGGGGTCGAGGATGAGCAGGATGTACGAGGATTTCAGCAGGGATTCTTTTGATGATAGACG GGTGGACAACAGAGGACCGTCACCATCGAGGCGATACGCCCCATATTAA